A portion of the Segatella copri DSM 18205 genome contains these proteins:
- a CDS encoding alpha-amylase family glycosyl hydrolase has translation MKKIYFTLIALLASINMFAQGWPANYSGVMLQGFSWDSYDYSQWTVLEKQTDDMKGFIDLVWLPQSGKCIETTQVMGYKPYYYFNQNSSFGTEAELRSLIAKFKANGIGAIADVVVNHRNTDGWYTFPGETYKGVTYQMQSTDICKNDDGGATSTQATKDGVSLSQNYDEGTDFGGCRDIDHKSANVQKIIKAYLKFLKEDIGYTGFRYDMVKGFSGTHVADYNDATGVKFSVGEYWDGNETIINWINSTNKKSAAFDFQFRYNVRDAIGVKDNKIVSAQNWSKLKSDYNLMHDATYRQYAITFVENHDMQYRSKDEPLDPLKRDTLAANAYMLAMPGTPCVFQPHWRAYKQEIKSMIEARKLAGITNMSNYTNKMAQTACFANETTGNKAKLIVVVGNNTKAYTPSADYTQILEGYHYRYYLSKSAETAWCNIPSGEYEAGFKAKLTAVSQNSNAKLVYTTDGTAPTAKSKQVATGSTINIEETCTLKVGLLINGNVTGIRTYNYTVKAFEPYTITVYANADQVTNWGSVMYFYAWNSSETFTKAWPGTAVTATKTLNGKKWYYMDFKIKSKDAIVNIIFNQGNGTGKKQTVDLNAGNSTKYYEITTTQSNGKYTCKDVTATWAPTGITGTPTISNTTTDNAWYTLSGMKLGKKPAESGVYIHQGKKVIIR, from the coding sequence ATGAAGAAGATATACTTTACACTTATCGCTTTACTGGCAAGCATCAATATGTTTGCACAAGGTTGGCCTGCTAACTATAGTGGCGTCATGCTGCAAGGATTCTCATGGGATTCTTACGACTACTCCCAATGGACTGTCTTAGAGAAGCAAACCGATGATATGAAAGGATTCATCGACCTTGTATGGCTTCCACAAAGCGGTAAATGCATCGAAACTACTCAGGTAATGGGCTATAAGCCATATTATTATTTCAACCAGAATTCCTCATTCGGAACTGAGGCTGAACTCAGAAGTCTGATTGCCAAATTCAAAGCCAACGGCATAGGCGCAATAGCAGATGTTGTGGTCAATCATCGCAATACAGACGGCTGGTATACCTTCCCTGGAGAAACCTACAAGGGAGTGACCTACCAGATGCAATCTACAGACATCTGCAAGAATGATGATGGAGGAGCTACTTCAACACAGGCAACTAAAGACGGTGTAAGCCTCAGCCAGAACTATGATGAGGGAACCGACTTTGGAGGATGCCGTGATATTGACCATAAGAGCGCAAACGTGCAGAAGATTATCAAGGCATATCTGAAATTCCTGAAAGAGGATATAGGATATACCGGATTCCGCTACGACATGGTAAAGGGTTTCAGCGGTACCCACGTGGCTGACTACAATGATGCAACAGGCGTAAAATTCTCTGTTGGAGAATATTGGGATGGAAACGAGACTATCATCAACTGGATAAACAGCACCAACAAGAAGAGTGCAGCCTTCGACTTCCAGTTCCGTTATAATGTACGTGACGCAATAGGCGTAAAAGACAATAAGATTGTTTCAGCACAGAACTGGTCGAAGCTGAAGAGCGATTACAATCTGATGCATGATGCAACCTATCGTCAGTATGCCATCACATTCGTAGAGAATCACGACATGCAATACCGTTCTAAAGATGAGCCGCTGGATCCTCTTAAGCGAGATACGCTTGCAGCCAATGCCTATATGCTCGCCATGCCGGGAACTCCTTGCGTGTTCCAGCCACACTGGAGAGCATACAAGCAGGAAATCAAGAGCATGATTGAAGCCCGCAAACTTGCAGGCATCACCAACATGAGCAATTATACCAACAAGATGGCACAGACCGCATGCTTCGCCAATGAGACTACTGGCAACAAGGCTAAGCTCATCGTGGTTGTAGGAAACAACACCAAGGCATATACTCCGAGTGCTGATTATACACAGATTCTCGAAGGATACCACTACCGTTATTATCTTTCAAAATCAGCAGAAACCGCATGGTGCAATATTCCATCAGGCGAATACGAGGCAGGATTCAAGGCTAAGCTTACGGCTGTCAGTCAGAACAGCAATGCCAAACTGGTATACACTACTGACGGCACAGCCCCTACAGCCAAGAGCAAGCAGGTGGCTACAGGTAGCACCATCAACATAGAAGAGACCTGCACCTTGAAGGTTGGCTTGCTTATCAATGGAAACGTAACAGGTATCCGTACCTACAATTATACCGTCAAGGCATTCGAACCATATACCATCACCGTATATGCCAATGCTGACCAGGTAACCAACTGGGGTTCAGTCATGTATTTCTACGCATGGAATTCCAGCGAAACCTTTACAAAAGCCTGGCCAGGTACTGCTGTCACAGCAACCAAGACGCTGAACGGAAAGAAGTGGTACTATATGGACTTCAAGATCAAAAGCAAGGATGCTATCGTAAACATCATCTTCAATCAGGGAAATGGAACAGGCAAGAAGCAGACCGTAGACTTGAATGCCGGCAACAGCACCAAGTATTATGAGATTACCACTACACAGAGTAATGGCAAATACACCTGCAAGGATGTTACCGCCACCTGGGCACCAACAGGCATCACGGGAACTCCAACCATAAGCAATACCACAACAGACAACGCATGGTATACACTTAGCGGTATGAAATTGGGTAAGAAGCCTGCAGAGAGCGGTGTTTACATCCACCAGGGAAAGAAAGTGATTATCAGATAA
- a CDS encoding NAD kinase — protein MAQQHLKFAIFGNEYQAKKSASIEKILLYLEKKEAEVYVENAYYEFLIRDQHLDVKAAGVFEDYNFDVDYVISMGGDGTFLKAASRVGAKGTPIIGVNMGRLGFLADVLPSEIESALDSLYAGECLIEEHAVIQVEAEGGILAGNPFALNDIAVLKRDDASMISIRTQVDGEFLVTYQADGLIVTTPTGSTAYNLSNGGPIIIPQSGSICLTPVAPHSLNIRPIVINDTAVITLDIESRSHNYLVAIDGRSERMTEETRLIIRKAPHSIKIVKQRNQRYFSTLREKLMWGADQRER, from the coding sequence ATGGCACAGCAACATTTAAAATTCGCAATATTTGGTAATGAATACCAGGCTAAGAAGTCGGCTTCGATAGAGAAAATCCTTCTTTATCTCGAAAAGAAGGAGGCTGAAGTTTATGTGGAGAATGCTTATTACGAGTTTCTTATCCGCGACCAGCATCTCGATGTGAAGGCGGCTGGGGTGTTCGAGGATTACAACTTTGATGTGGATTACGTCATCTCTATGGGTGGTGACGGTACCTTCCTGAAGGCAGCGAGCCGTGTGGGAGCCAAGGGTACGCCTATCATCGGTGTGAATATGGGCAGATTGGGCTTCCTTGCCGATGTGCTGCCAAGCGAGATCGAGTCGGCGCTGGACAGTCTTTATGCTGGTGAATGTCTGATAGAGGAGCATGCGGTGATTCAGGTGGAGGCAGAAGGTGGCATACTTGCCGGCAATCCGTTCGCCCTCAACGATATCGCCGTACTGAAGCGTGATGATGCTTCGATGATTTCCATCCGTACGCAGGTAGATGGCGAATTCCTCGTTACCTATCAGGCTGATGGACTGATTGTTACCACGCCAACAGGTTCTACGGCATACAATCTATCGAATGGCGGACCTATCATCATTCCGCAGAGTGGCAGCATCTGTCTTACTCCGGTGGCTCCTCACAGTCTGAACATCCGTCCTATCGTTATCAACGATACGGCTGTCATCACGCTCGATATCGAGAGCCGCAGCCACAACTATCTGGTAGCCATCGATGGTCGTAGTGAGCGTATGACGGAGGAAACCCGCCTCATCATCCGCAAGGCTCCTCATAGCATCAAGATTGTGAAGCAGCGCAACCAGCGTTATTTCTCTACCCTGAGAGAGAAACTGATGTGGGGTGCTGACCAGCGCGAAAGATAA
- a CDS encoding DJ-1 family glyoxalase III gives MAKVYEFLANGFEEIEGLAPVDILRRGGVDIKTVSVTGTEWVETSHGVTIKADLKFEDIASFEDADMLMIPGGMPGSTNLNEHEGVRQALIAQHKAGKRIGAICAAPMVLASTGILEGKKATCYPGFEQYFGENTEYTATLFQEDGNVITGEGPAATLPYAYKILSYFVSKETVAALQDGMMYDHLMQSK, from the coding sequence ATGGCTAAGGTATATGAATTTCTTGCCAATGGCTTCGAGGAAATCGAAGGATTGGCTCCGGTTGACATCCTACGTAGAGGTGGTGTAGACATCAAGACTGTAAGTGTAACGGGTACTGAATGGGTAGAAACATCGCATGGTGTTACCATCAAGGCTGACCTGAAGTTTGAGGATATTGCCAGCTTTGAAGATGCTGACATGCTGATGATTCCGGGCGGAATGCCAGGCAGTACAAACCTCAACGAGCACGAAGGTGTGCGCCAGGCGCTCATCGCACAGCACAAGGCTGGCAAGCGAATCGGTGCCATCTGCGCAGCCCCAATGGTTCTTGCAAGCACAGGCATCCTCGAAGGAAAGAAGGCTACCTGTTATCCTGGCTTCGAGCAGTATTTCGGCGAGAACACCGAATATACCGCCACCCTCTTCCAGGAAGACGGTAACGTGATTACGGGCGAAGGTCCTGCCGCAACCCTCCCATACGCCTATAAGATATTGAGCTATTTCGTAAGCAAGGAAACTGTAGCTGCCCTGCAGGATGGCATGATGTATGATCATCTCATGCAAAGCAAGTAA
- a CDS encoding 2-C-methyl-D-erythritol 4-phosphate cytidylyltransferase: MDYVIIVAGGKGLRMGSEIPKQFLPVAGKPILMRTIERFHEYDPALNIILVLPESQQAYWHQLCEEHHFSIKHQIANGGDTRFQSSKNGLALIPEDEDGVVGIHDGVRPFVSKEVIEECFETAREEYAAIPVYAVTDTLRYIDQHGGGKNVLRSDYRVVQTPQTFDIGLAKQAFNQEYKEQFTDDASVVESLGCQVAMVEGNRENIKITTPFDIKVAEALLG; this comes from the coding sequence GTGGATTACGTAATCATAGTAGCCGGAGGCAAGGGCCTCCGCATGGGAAGTGAGATTCCAAAACAGTTCTTGCCGGTAGCGGGCAAGCCTATCCTGATGCGCACCATAGAGCGTTTTCATGAATATGACCCTGCATTGAACATCATCCTGGTTCTGCCGGAGAGTCAGCAGGCATACTGGCACCAGCTCTGCGAGGAGCATCATTTCAGCATCAAGCACCAGATAGCCAATGGTGGCGACACCCGTTTCCAGTCATCCAAAAACGGACTGGCACTCATTCCTGAAGATGAAGATGGCGTAGTGGGTATTCACGACGGCGTGCGCCCATTCGTATCTAAAGAAGTCATCGAGGAATGTTTCGAGACGGCTCGCGAAGAATATGCAGCCATCCCTGTATATGCCGTAACCGACACCCTGCGCTATATCGACCAGCACGGAGGCGGAAAGAACGTGCTGCGCAGCGATTACCGCGTGGTGCAGACTCCCCAGACCTTCGACATCGGTCTGGCAAAGCAGGCTTTCAACCAGGAATACAAGGAACAGTTTACCGATGATGCTTCGGTGGTAGAAAGTCTTGGCTGTCAGGTTGCAATGGTTGAGGGTAACCGTGAGAACATCAAGATTACCACTCCATTCGACATCAAGGTAGCGGAAGCTTTGCTGGGCTGA
- a CDS encoding glycosyl hydrolase, with amino-acid sequence MNSKKRYMVIALLALLVVSAMAYNDEAKPWTFWNWKYGSVSRPGIHADLTGMKNVGMGGIWLMPVREAGERLEFQDGVAQLSPEFWKMMDYSFQLADSLDFDMGIHVLPGNPLVLPAESMQKVVWTDTIVKGGKKIEGLQMWQPESYKDGKMQSAGSEGGYYQDIAAFAIRFKGKTGPAWRNATDSAARSEAVPMTDVLPLKMEGGMVMGVMVNGILQNKLPKGSWCLLRMGHTSTGQTHATDGKGIGLEVDRFSPAAVKKLFGSWYAPLLNRPHGDVVSYLYIDPREWGSQNWGCQFAEEFKVRRGYDLIPYLPIMAGVPLESASRYEQVQNDIRLTIEELVKEKFFQTFTRLAEEQYVEVSCEPIPRTDHPDDMFRAVSRAHIYNENPVQAVACTGNYGAQNGTPALLKPLTDSHLALGINRLIFQHDIVRHPEDRGFMDYITMCQHYLQQGRSVVDIAVFHPSENPEQKNSYRAPRGYKYDLINKDALLKWNFEYSPKGKLPGNQDYRILVVSQPESSLSAEIKAKLEELREEGIVIIDKPYQAKNFSQYGIDPDVILPENMDYAHRLVLEATGRKDIYFLINQENKERQITATFRTGTSRIRQIVNLNLPAYGSVFVILSNRDDMQIISPAKLPLP; translated from the coding sequence ATGAATAGTAAGAAAAGATATATGGTGATAGCTTTGCTGGCGCTTCTGGTTGTGTCGGCAATGGCATATAATGACGAGGCTAAGCCTTGGACCTTCTGGAACTGGAAGTATGGCTCTGTTTCCAGACCGGGTATTCATGCCGATCTGACGGGTATGAAGAATGTAGGTATGGGCGGTATCTGGCTGATGCCGGTACGTGAAGCCGGCGAGCGTCTGGAATTTCAGGACGGGGTGGCACAGCTGTCGCCTGAGTTCTGGAAGATGATGGATTATTCCTTCCAGCTAGCCGACTCTCTCGATTTTGATATGGGCATCCATGTCTTGCCTGGCAATCCGCTTGTCCTCCCTGCTGAATCGATGCAGAAGGTTGTCTGGACCGATACCATCGTGAAGGGCGGAAAGAAGATTGAAGGCTTGCAGATGTGGCAGCCCGAGAGTTATAAGGACGGAAAGATGCAGTCTGCCGGAAGCGAAGGTGGATATTATCAGGATATTGCAGCTTTTGCTATCCGGTTTAAAGGGAAAACGGGTCCTGCCTGGCGCAACGCAACCGATTCGGCTGCCCGGAGCGAGGCGGTGCCGATGACTGATGTGCTCCCCTTGAAGATGGAAGGGGGAATGGTGATGGGTGTCATGGTGAATGGTATCTTGCAGAATAAGTTGCCTAAGGGCTCCTGGTGCCTGTTGCGGATGGGACATACCTCAACGGGACAGACTCATGCAACGGATGGGAAAGGTATAGGACTTGAGGTGGACAGGTTCTCACCGGCAGCCGTAAAGAAACTATTCGGTTCCTGGTATGCGCCGTTACTGAACCGTCCGCATGGCGATGTGGTGTCGTATCTGTATATCGACCCGAGAGAGTGGGGTAGCCAGAACTGGGGCTGTCAGTTTGCCGAAGAATTCAAGGTGCGCCGCGGCTATGATCTCATCCCTTATCTTCCTATCATGGCAGGTGTTCCGCTGGAGTCGGCTTCCCGATACGAACAGGTACAGAATGATATCCGTCTCACCATCGAGGAACTGGTAAAGGAGAAGTTCTTCCAGACCTTCACCCGTCTGGCAGAAGAACAGTATGTTGAGGTTTCTTGTGAGCCTATCCCGCGTACCGATCATCCCGACGATATGTTCCGTGCCGTAAGCAGAGCCCATATCTATAATGAAAATCCGGTCCAGGCTGTGGCTTGTACAGGAAACTATGGCGCACAGAACGGAACGCCCGCCTTGCTCAAACCTTTGACAGACAGCCACCTGGCGCTTGGTATCAACAGGCTCATTTTCCAGCATGATATTGTCCGGCATCCAGAGGATCGAGGTTTCATGGATTACATCACCATGTGTCAGCATTATCTGCAGCAGGGCAGATCGGTGGTTGATATCGCTGTGTTCCATCCTTCGGAAAACCCCGAACAGAAGAACAGCTATCGTGCCCCTCGTGGTTACAAATACGATTTGATTAACAAGGATGCCTTGCTGAAATGGAATTTCGAATACAGTCCGAAAGGTAAACTGCCTGGAAATCAGGATTATCGCATTCTCGTGGTTTCGCAGCCGGAGAGCTCTCTCTCTGCTGAGATAAAAGCGAAACTGGAGGAATTGCGTGAGGAAGGCATCGTCATCATCGACAAGCCTTATCAGGCGAAGAACTTCTCGCAGTATGGCATCGATCCAGATGTCATACTGCCTGAGAATATGGATTATGCCCACCGTCTGGTTCTGGAGGCAACGGGCAGGAAGGATATCTATTTCCTGATTAATCAGGAGAATAAGGAGCGCCAGATTACGGCAACCTTCCGTACCGGTACTTCCAGAATCCGCCAGATAGTGAATTTGAACTTGCCAGCTTATGGCTCAGTCTTCGTCATCCTGTCTAACAGGGATGACATGCAGATTATCAGCCCAGCAAAGCTTCCGCTACCTTGA
- the recG gene encoding ATP-dependent DNA helicase RecG — protein MNSILDQDIMFLPGVGPKKKEILSKELGINSYSDLLEYYPYKYVDRSKVFHISELNADMPFVQLKGKILSYDEIDTGKRNKLLVAHFSDGYGVADLIWYRGAQYIMKTYKVGTEYLVFGKPTVFNGRFQFTHPDMDDATNLQISEMGMQPYYSLTENLRKRGYTSRSIEKMTKQLVTILPPLPETLPNHIVDRLHLVSRDAAIRMIHYPHSHQEMQKAQVRLKFEELFYVQLNIIRYATDQRRKFRGYVFNRIADIFNGFYAHHLPFELTGAQKRVMHEIRADMCSGRQMNRLLQGDVGSGKTLVALMTMLIALDNGYQACMMAPTEILAEQHLQTICDFLQGMDIRVELLTGIVKGKKREKILADLATGDIQILVGTHAILEDPVVFRRLGVAVIDEQHRFGVAQRAKLWNKSENPPHILVMTATPIPRTLAMTIYGDLDVSVIDELPPGRKPIQTLHKFDTQLTSLYQSIRRQINLGRQVYIVFPLIKESEKSDLKNLEEGYETLKQAFPEFKLSKIHGKMKSTEKEVEMEQFVKGETQILVATTVIEVGVNVPNASVMVILDAQRFGLSQLHQLRGRVGRGCDQSYCILVTNYKLSEETRKRIDIMCDTNDGFRIAEADLKLRGPGDLEGTQQSGMAFDLKIANIARDGQLVQLARTEAQEIIDNDPECNAPHNALLWNRLRDLKKTHINWAAIS, from the coding sequence ATGAATAGTATTTTAGACCAAGACATCATGTTCCTGCCAGGGGTAGGACCCAAGAAGAAAGAGATACTGAGCAAGGAGCTCGGCATCAACTCTTATAGTGACCTGCTGGAATACTATCCATATAAATATGTAGACCGCTCCAAGGTTTTCCACATCAGCGAACTCAATGCCGACATGCCCTTTGTACAACTCAAAGGCAAGATACTCAGCTACGATGAGATAGATACCGGCAAGCGCAACAAACTGCTGGTAGCCCATTTCTCAGACGGCTACGGTGTGGCTGATCTCATCTGGTATCGCGGTGCCCAATACATCATGAAGACCTATAAGGTGGGAACCGAATATCTCGTTTTTGGAAAGCCAACCGTCTTCAACGGCAGATTCCAGTTTACCCATCCCGATATGGACGATGCCACCAATCTCCAGATTTCAGAGATGGGCATGCAGCCCTACTACTCGCTTACCGAGAACCTTAGGAAGCGCGGCTACACCTCACGTTCCATAGAGAAGATGACCAAGCAGCTGGTCACCATCCTTCCTCCTCTTCCCGAAACGCTGCCAAACCATATCGTAGACCGTCTGCATCTGGTTTCGCGCGATGCAGCCATCCGCATGATTCATTATCCGCATTCCCATCAGGAGATGCAGAAAGCACAGGTACGCCTTAAATTTGAGGAACTCTTCTATGTGCAGCTTAATATAATAAGGTATGCCACCGACCAGCGCCGCAAGTTCAGGGGATATGTCTTCAACCGCATCGCCGATATCTTCAACGGGTTCTATGCCCATCATCTGCCTTTTGAACTGACAGGAGCACAGAAACGGGTGATGCATGAAATCAGAGCCGATATGTGCAGCGGCAGACAGATGAACCGTCTTCTGCAGGGTGATGTGGGTTCGGGCAAGACGCTCGTGGCTCTCATGACCATGCTCATTGCGCTGGATAACGGTTATCAGGCATGTATGATGGCACCTACCGAAATTCTTGCCGAGCAGCATCTGCAAACCATCTGCGACTTCCTGCAGGGAATGGATATCCGGGTGGAACTGCTCACAGGCATCGTAAAGGGAAAGAAGAGAGAAAAGATTCTTGCCGACCTGGCTACGGGCGACATCCAGATTCTGGTAGGCACCCATGCCATCCTCGAAGACCCTGTGGTTTTCAGAAGATTAGGCGTAGCCGTCATCGATGAGCAGCATCGCTTCGGTGTAGCACAGAGAGCCAAGCTGTGGAACAAGAGCGAGAATCCGCCTCATATCCTCGTGATGACCGCCACTCCTATCCCCCGCACCCTCGCCATGACCATTTATGGTGACCTGGACGTGAGCGTGATTGATGAACTGCCACCGGGCAGAAAACCGATACAGACGCTACATAAGTTTGATACCCAACTCACCAGTCTCTATCAGAGCATCCGCCGCCAGATTAATCTCGGCAGACAGGTATATATCGTCTTTCCGCTGATCAAGGAAAGCGAGAAGAGCGACCTGAAGAACCTGGAAGAAGGTTACGAAACGCTGAAACAGGCATTCCCGGAATTCAAATTGAGTAAGATACACGGAAAGATGAAATCTACCGAGAAGGAGGTAGAGATGGAGCAGTTTGTGAAGGGCGAAACACAGATTCTCGTTGCCACCACCGTGATAGAAGTTGGTGTTAATGTGCCCAATGCTTCTGTGATGGTCATCCTGGACGCACAGCGCTTCGGTCTCTCCCAGTTGCACCAGCTGAGAGGCCGTGTAGGAAGAGGCTGCGACCAGAGCTACTGCATTCTGGTAACCAACTATAAGCTTTCAGAAGAAACCCGCAAACGTATTGATATCATGTGCGATACGAACGACGGTTTCCGTATCGCCGAGGCCGACTTGAAACTCCGTGGTCCCGGCGACCTGGAGGGAACGCAGCAGAGCGGCATGGCTTTCGACCTGAAGATAGCGAATATTGCCAGAGACGGTCAGCTGGTACAACTGGCGCGCACAGAAGCACAGGAAATCATCGACAACGATCCCGAATGCAATGCTCCTCACAACGCCCTACTCTGGAACCGCCTCAGGGATTTGAAGAAAACCCATATCAACTGGGCAGCCATCAGCTAA
- a CDS encoding M23 family metallopeptidase, producing MSFKKSIKKISVVALLALTVSPVCGQDLLARQAPVDHRMKSLDTLAVSHYRMIEDRENPAAELYEDFSNKYAHRATTLPEHFRIDLRHFCMPTPSRVVTSNFGYRASFGRQHKGMDIKVYIGDSIRSAFSGRVRIVRYEGGGYGKYIVIRHNNGLETIYGHLSKQLVTEGEEVRAGDVIGLGGNTGRSTGSHLHFETRLCGVALNPALFFDFRNQDVTGDFYSFNRNTYESESADANAARGKVGNGGYTREQVNGGEVGRYYELPADHEKLYHKVKPGETLSSIAEKRGVTVEQICRLNGYRKDKKVSVGQIIRYV from the coding sequence ATGAGTTTTAAAAAGAGTATAAAGAAAATTTCGGTCGTTGCATTGTTGGCGCTAACAGTTTCTCCTGTTTGCGGACAAGATCTGTTGGCAAGACAGGCACCTGTAGACCACAGAATGAAATCGCTCGACACACTCGCTGTGTCGCATTATCGAATGATTGAAGACAGAGAGAACCCTGCAGCCGAGCTGTATGAGGATTTCTCTAACAAGTACGCTCACAGGGCTACAACCTTGCCTGAGCACTTCCGCATCGATCTCCGTCATTTCTGCATGCCAACTCCTAGTCGCGTTGTCACAAGTAACTTCGGTTACCGTGCTAGCTTTGGCCGCCAACATAAAGGTATGGACATCAAGGTTTATATTGGCGACTCAATCCGCTCAGCCTTTTCAGGCAGAGTTCGCATCGTAAGATATGAAGGTGGTGGTTACGGTAAGTACATCGTGATTCGTCACAACAACGGTTTGGAGACTATCTATGGTCACCTCTCTAAGCAGCTCGTTACTGAGGGCGAAGAGGTAAGAGCCGGCGATGTGATTGGCTTGGGTGGTAATACGGGTAGAAGTACCGGTTCGCATCTCCACTTTGAGACCCGTCTCTGTGGTGTGGCTCTGAACCCGGCACTCTTCTTCGATTTCCGCAACCAGGACGTTACAGGCGACTTCTACAGCTTTAACCGTAATACCTACGAAAGCGAATCAGCTGATGCCAATGCTGCCCGTGGCAAGGTTGGCAACGGTGGTTACACCAGAGAGCAGGTTAACGGCGGCGAAGTGGGAAGATACTACGAACTGCCTGCTGACCACGAGAAGCTCTACCACAAGGTGAAGCCAGGCGAAACGCTTAGTTCTATCGCTGAAAAGCGCGGCGTAACTGTAGAGCAGATCTGCAGACTCAACGGCTACCGCAAAGACAAGAAGGTTAGTGTAGGACAGATTATCAGATACGTATAA
- the rseP gene encoding RIP metalloprotease RseP, which yields MEVFLIKALQLMLSLSILVLLHEGGHFFFSKLFGVRVEKFYLFFDPWFHLFEFKPKNSDTTYGLGWLPLGGYCKISGMIDESFDTEQMKQPEQPYEFRSKPAWQRLLIMIGGVLVNFVLALFIYSMILFHWGDNYVATRDMSYGMKFNTEAKALGFQDKDILVSTDLGEFKTFDGDLYRNLSEAKQVNIIRQGKPMTLNLPGDLDMLSMIKSSPRFVDLYVPLQIDSVMKDSPASKLGLAKGDKILAINNKKVVSFNEFQIELGRVEDVLASAETPQDSARALTAQVTYLKASGDTVKSSVLLKSTEEGVKFGFYNHPVMLDYKITHVNYGFFESFPAGIKYGWNVLAGYVGDMKYVFSKEGAKSLGGFGALGSLFPSVWDWHAFWLMTAFLSIILAFMNILPIPALDGGHVFFLLYEIITGRKPGDKFMERAEYIGFGILILLLVVANLNDVLRLFGIL from the coding sequence ATGGAAGTATTTTTGATCAAAGCGTTGCAGCTGATGCTGTCGCTTTCCATCTTAGTGTTGCTCCATGAGGGCGGACACTTCTTCTTCTCCAAACTCTTTGGTGTAAGAGTGGAGAAGTTCTATCTGTTCTTCGACCCTTGGTTCCATCTCTTCGAGTTCAAGCCAAAGAATTCGGATACTACCTATGGTTTGGGATGGTTGCCGCTCGGAGGATATTGTAAGATTTCGGGTATGATAGATGAAAGTTTCGATACCGAACAGATGAAACAGCCGGAACAGCCATACGAGTTTCGCAGCAAACCGGCATGGCAGCGCCTGCTCATCATGATAGGTGGCGTGCTGGTTAACTTCGTGTTGGCTCTCTTCATCTATTCCATGATTCTGTTCCATTGGGGCGACAATTATGTGGCTACCCGCGATATGAGTTATGGTATGAAGTTCAATACCGAGGCAAAGGCATTGGGCTTCCAGGATAAGGATATTCTGGTAAGCACCGATCTGGGTGAGTTCAAGACCTTTGATGGCGATCTGTATCGTAATCTCTCTGAGGCTAAGCAGGTCAATATCATCCGTCAGGGCAAACCGATGACGCTTAATCTGCCTGGCGATCTCGACATGCTCAGTATGATTAAGAGCAGTCCTCGCTTCGTAGATTTGTATGTGCCTCTGCAGATTGATAGTGTGATGAAGGATTCGCCTGCCAGCAAACTCGGTTTGGCAAAGGGTGATAAGATTCTTGCTATTAATAATAAAAAGGTAGTCTCTTTCAACGAATTTCAGATAGAATTGGGCAGAGTAGAGGATGTGCTTGCTTCGGCTGAGACGCCACAGGATAGTGCCAGAGCACTTACAGCTCAGGTTACTTATCTCAAGGCTTCTGGCGATACCGTCAAGTCGAGTGTTCTCCTGAAGTCTACCGAAGAGGGTGTGAAGTTTGGTTTCTACAATCATCCTGTCATGCTCGATTATAAGATTACTCATGTCAACTATGGTTTCTTCGAGAGTTTCCCTGCCGGCATCAAATACGGCTGGAATGTCTTGGCCGGTTATGTGGGCGATATGAAGTATGTCTTCTCTAAGGAAGGTGCCAAGAGTCTAGGTGGTTTCGGTGCGCTGGGCAGTCTCTTCCCATCTGTATGGGATTGGCATGCATTCTGGCTTATGACAGCGTTCCTGAGTATCATTCTTGCCTTCATGAACATTCTTCCTATCCCTGCTCTTGATGGTGGACATGTGTTCTTCCTTCTCTATGAGATTATCACAGGTCGCAAACCGGGCGATAAGTTCATGGAGCGTGCTGAGTATATTGGTTTCGGCATACTGATTCTTCTGCTTGTTGTGGCCAATCTGAACGATGTATTGCGACTCTTCGGCATCTTGTAA